One genomic window of bacterium includes the following:
- a CDS encoding amidohydrolase, with translation MTVTIFAPADVRPDGGPVSRGGALAVAGGRVLAVGGAAEVAAAFPRARRVDLGGLPVFPGLIDAHLHLIGYGFSLLEVELREAGSPGEAARLVSAAAARLPADAWVLGRGWDKNTWPEDRFPSRGDLDPATAGRPAVMASKDGHLLWVNSAALRAAGITRDTPDPPGGVVGRDTAGEPDGILKEEAAALVRRVVPPPTPGMRERAALEAVADLHRFGITGVHAFTGTTTEGPEGFATLQRLHARGDLGVRVVATLPDRHLEAAAACGMRTGLGDEMLRVGPVKIFADGALGSQTASMLAPYDGQPGNLGVQVRSPAELDHLVARAIDAGLWTAIHAIGDRANREVLDVFERHQAASQRLGARHRIEHVQLLHPDDLPRLARIGVVASMQPIHATEDREIAERYWGPRARWAYAWRAITASGAALAFGSDAPVETPDPWRGMYAAVTRRREHGREHGKDRSAWYPEECIPLEEAIRAYTTGAAYAAGTEGWQGALRPGSAADFIVLDRDPYAGPPEELLQVRVLATVVGGRLMHAAGALDGVMG, from the coding sequence ATGACCGTCACGATATTCGCGCCCGCGGACGTGCGGCCCGACGGCGGACCGGTATCGCGGGGAGGCGCCTTGGCCGTCGCCGGCGGCCGCGTGCTGGCCGTCGGAGGCGCCGCCGAAGTGGCCGCCGCTTTCCCCCGTGCGCGTCGCGTGGACCTTGGGGGGCTGCCGGTCTTCCCCGGGCTCATTGATGCGCACCTCCACCTCATCGGCTACGGTTTCAGCCTGCTCGAGGTGGAACTGCGCGAAGCCGGGTCGCCCGGGGAAGCCGCCCGGCTCGTCTCTGCCGCGGCCGCACGCCTGCCGGCGGATGCCTGGGTGTTGGGGCGGGGGTGGGACAAGAACACGTGGCCCGAAGATCGCTTTCCCTCGCGAGGGGATCTCGATCCGGCCACGGCCGGCCGGCCCGCGGTGATGGCGAGCAAGGACGGCCACCTGCTCTGGGTCAACTCAGCGGCCCTGCGGGCGGCCGGGATCACGCGCGATACTCCTGACCCGCCTGGAGGCGTGGTAGGCCGTGATACCGCGGGCGAGCCCGACGGCATCCTCAAGGAAGAAGCCGCCGCGCTTGTAAGGCGGGTCGTGCCGCCTCCGACTCCCGGGATGCGTGAGCGGGCCGCGCTGGAGGCAGTCGCCGATCTTCACCGCTTTGGGATTACCGGAGTGCACGCCTTCACGGGCACCACGACCGAGGGCCCCGAGGGCTTCGCGACGCTCCAACGCCTGCATGCGCGTGGCGATCTGGGTGTACGCGTTGTCGCGACCCTGCCCGACCGGCACCTGGAGGCCGCCGCGGCCTGTGGGATGCGCACGGGCCTGGGCGATGAGATGCTGCGCGTTGGGCCGGTCAAGATCTTCGCCGACGGTGCCCTGGGATCGCAGACCGCCAGCATGCTTGCGCCCTATGACGGCCAGCCGGGCAACCTGGGAGTGCAGGTGCGGTCGCCCGCCGAGCTGGACCATCTGGTGGCCCGCGCGATCGATGCCGGGCTGTGGACCGCGATCCATGCCATAGGCGACCGCGCCAACAGAGAAGTCCTCGACGTCTTCGAGCGCCACCAGGCCGCATCGCAGCGCCTGGGAGCCCGCCACCGCATAGAGCACGTGCAGCTCCTGCACCCGGACGATCTGCCGCGACTCGCACGGATCGGCGTGGTGGCCTCGATGCAGCCGATCCATGCCACGGAAGATCGCGAGATCGCCGAGCGCTACTGGGGACCGCGCGCACGGTGGGCCTATGCATGGCGAGCGATCACCGCCAGCGGCGCGGCCCTGGCTTTCGGATCGGACGCGCCGGTGGAGACGCCGGATCCGTGGCGGGGGATGTACGCGGCGGTCACCCGTCGTCGCGAGCACGGGCGCGAGCACGGGAAGGACCGCAGCGCATGGTATCCAGAGGAGTGCATCCCTCTGGAGGAAGCCATCCGTGCCTACACCACCGGTGCCGCCTACGCCGCCGGGACCGAGGGGTGGCAGGGGGCACTTCGTCCCGGGAGCGCGGCCGACTTCATTGTGCTCGACCGCGACCCGTACGCGGGCCCGCCCGAGGAGTTGTTGCAGGTCAGGGTGCTGGCGACCGTGGTTGGCGGCCGTCTTATGCACGCGGCCGGCGCACTTGATGGGGTGATGGGGTAG
- a CDS encoding superoxide dismutase, producing MAYPKYEPKKFRSFDVELDGISKKTMEEHYKLYQGYVNKANEIHDKLAALDKDPAKANPTFSEIRELKVELTRAVGGVKNHEIYFSHLGVGGGKPSGKLLSMIERDFGSFEDWQRDLKATAIAARGWAWTAFDWDTMRLFNYIGDEQNTFPIWNATVVVALDVFEHAYYLDYQTAKAAYVDAFFRNLDWAAVADRAKVVLEAVQ from the coding sequence ATGGCATATCCAAAGTACGAGCCCAAGAAGTTCCGCTCGTTTGACGTAGAGCTGGACGGCATCTCGAAGAAGACCATGGAGGAGCATTACAAGCTCTATCAGGGTTACGTCAACAAGGCCAACGAGATCCACGATAAGCTCGCCGCCCTCGACAAGGACCCGGCCAAGGCCAACCCTACCTTCTCCGAGATCCGCGAGCTCAAGGTCGAGCTTACGCGGGCCGTCGGCGGCGTGAAGAACCACGAGATCTACTTCTCTCACCTGGGTGTTGGGGGCGGGAAGCCGTCGGGCAAGTTGCTCAGCATGATCGAGCGGGACTTCGGCAGCTTCGAGGACTGGCAGCGCGATCTGAAGGCCACCGCGATCGCGGCCCGAGGCTGGGCCTGGACCGCGTTTGACTGGGACACGATGCGGCTGTTCAACTACATCGGGGATGAGCAGAATACCTTCCCGATCTGGAATGCGACGGTCGTTGTCGCGCTGGACGTCTTCGAGCACGCGTACTACCTGGACTACCAGACCGCGAAGGCGGCGTACGTGGACGCGTTCTTCCGCAACCTGGACTGGGCGGCGGTGGCGGACCGGGCGAAGGTGGTGCTGGAGGCGGTCCAGTAA
- a CDS encoding zf-HC2 domain-containing protein: protein MTDRCAEVLERLVEGVTGTVPPDERVDVAGHLASCARCRDEAVSLEAVASRLRAGGRFVAPPGFWEEFMRRIADRIEEERVPAGARLRRWLASPRHALGTAVVTAVTVLAVFAAVRTIPPPPDPVLIRARGLVTATMTSSLPSLGEMLDIWRAGLAHETDAVVDRRTR, encoded by the coding sequence ATGACGGACCGCTGCGCAGAGGTGCTGGAGCGCCTGGTCGAAGGGGTGACCGGGACGGTGCCGCCGGACGAACGCGTCGACGTCGCCGGCCATCTGGCTTCGTGCGCCCGCTGCCGCGACGAGGCAGTCTCGCTGGAAGCCGTTGCTTCGCGCCTGCGTGCCGGGGGCAGGTTTGTCGCGCCGCCCGGTTTCTGGGAGGAGTTCATGCGGCGGATTGCCGACCGCATCGAGGAGGAGAGGGTGCCGGCAGGCGCCCGCCTCCGGCGGTGGCTGGCTTCCCCGCGCCACGCGCTGGGCACGGCCGTGGTTACCGCGGTCACGGTGCTGGCGGTCTTCGCGGCGGTCCGGACCATCCCGCCCCCGCCTGATCCCGTATTGATTCGCGCGCGCGGGCTGGTGACCGCAACGATGACTTCCAGTCTTCCCTCACTGGGCGAGATGCTCGATATCTGGCGCGCCGGGCTGGCTCACGAAACCGACGCGGTCGTGGACCGAAGGACGAGGTAG
- the ribD gene encoding bifunctional diaminohydroxyphosphoribosylaminopyrimidine deaminase/5-amino-6-(5-phosphoribosylamino)uracil reductase RibD translates to METHHDNNRMMQQALRLARRAAGRTSPNPLVGAVIASGGVVVGRGHHARAGTDHAEIVALRRAGNRARGATLYVNLEPCAHTGRTGPCTEALIDAGIRRVVAAMRDPDPRVDGRGIARLREAGIEVEVGLLEDQAQRLNEPYVKHRRTGMPFVTLKWAMSLDGKIGADRRSATALTGEAARQYAHSLRNTHDAVLVGVQTVLADDPQLTCRLSGGRNPLRVVLDSRLRTPLEARVVAGMAEAPTLIATTAAAPPAQVEAMRRAGVEVLVLDQAPQGVDLRALMEELGRRGVLSVLVEGGGTVNASALAAGVVDKVIALVAPRLIGGSLAATPVDGPGLAGVSGAVRLSEVRTRRLGEDISIEGKVEARCSQAW, encoded by the coding sequence ATGGAAACGCACCACGACAACAACAGGATGATGCAGCAGGCCCTCCGGCTCGCGCGGCGGGCGGCGGGTCGCACCAGTCCGAACCCGCTGGTCGGAGCGGTCATCGCATCCGGCGGCGTGGTGGTCGGCCGCGGCCATCATGCCAGGGCCGGGACCGATCACGCCGAGATCGTTGCCCTTCGCAGGGCGGGCAACCGCGCCCGCGGCGCCACCCTCTACGTGAACCTCGAACCGTGCGCTCACACCGGGCGCACCGGTCCCTGCACCGAGGCGCTGATTGATGCTGGCATCCGCCGCGTCGTGGCCGCCATGCGCGATCCCGATCCCCGGGTGGACGGCAGGGGTATCGCGCGGCTGCGTGAAGCCGGCATCGAGGTGGAAGTCGGCCTGCTCGAGGACCAGGCCCAGCGGCTGAACGAGCCCTACGTCAAGCACCGCCGGACCGGAATGCCTTTCGTAACGCTCAAGTGGGCGATGAGTCTGGACGGCAAGATCGGCGCTGATCGCAGGAGCGCGACCGCGCTCACCGGCGAAGCGGCGCGGCAGTACGCGCACTCCCTGCGCAACACCCACGACGCGGTGCTGGTGGGAGTGCAGACCGTACTGGCCGACGATCCCCAACTGACGTGCAGGCTGAGCGGCGGCCGCAATCCGCTGCGCGTGGTCCTGGACTCGCGACTGCGCACCCCACTGGAGGCGCGCGTGGTCGCGGGCATGGCCGAAGCGCCGACCCTGATTGCCACGACGGCAGCGGCACCCCCTGCTCAGGTCGAGGCGATGAGGCGGGCCGGCGTGGAGGTGCTCGTTTTAGATCAGGCGCCGCAGGGAGTGGACCTGCGCGCTCTCATGGAGGAGTTGGGGCGTCGGGGGGTGCTCAGCGTCCTGGTTGAGGGCGGCGGAACCGTGAACGCCTCCGCGCTTGCCGCCGGCGTCGTTGACAAGGTGATCGCACTCGTGGCGCCTCGACTGATCGGTGGATCCCTGGCAGCTACCCCGGTGGACGGCCCTGGACTCGCGGGCGTCTCCGGGGCCGTACGGCTGTCGGAGGTGCGCACTCGGAGGCTGGGAGAGGACATATCAATCGAAGGGAAGGTGGAAGCTCGATGTTCACAGGCCTGGTAG
- the ribH gene encoding 6,7-dimethyl-8-ribityllumazine synthase has translation MGTTFRGGGDAAGLAFAVVVSRYNEPITQRLLDGALEVLTAQGATRVDVAWVPGALEIPLVARRMAEASAKVPGEASGEDGAGRRSARRYDAVICLGCVIKGDTLHFDLVAQQAAAGIARVSLETGVPVINEVLAVFEPEQAASRAGGRVNLGADAAHAAIQMANLMRELEASDR, from the coding sequence ATGGGAACGACCTTTCGCGGCGGAGGCGACGCCGCCGGGCTGGCCTTCGCGGTAGTGGTCAGCCGGTACAACGAACCGATCACGCAGCGCCTGCTCGATGGGGCATTGGAGGTTCTGACGGCGCAGGGGGCGACGCGTGTGGACGTGGCCTGGGTGCCCGGCGCGCTGGAAATCCCCCTGGTCGCCCGACGCATGGCCGAGGCGTCGGCCAAGGTGCCGGGGGAGGCGTCCGGGGAGGACGGCGCCGGGCGGCGCAGTGCGCGCCGTTACGATGCCGTCATCTGCCTGGGATGCGTCATCAAGGGAGACACGCTGCACTTCGACCTGGTGGCCCAACAGGCCGCGGCAGGGATCGCCAGGGTCTCGCTGGAGACCGGTGTTCCGGTGATCAACGAGGTGCTGGCGGTGTTTGAACCCGAGCAGGCCGCCTCTCGCGCCGGAGGCAGGGTTAACCTCGGAGCCGATGCCGCCCACGCGGCCATCCAGATGGCCAACCTGATGCGGGAACTGGAGGCATCCGACAGATGA
- a CDS encoding sigma-70 family RNA polymerase sigma factor: protein MDAEDRQLLRAFARGEESAFTALVIKYRESVYRVARRMLGSHEDAADVAQEVFIRAHRALPRFDGRSQLYTWLYRITVNLCLDLRGRSSRLPLLDDEDGARDRSGIPAAEDEAEGREAGRLVARAVAQLPPRQRAMAVLRLYQDLPYQEIARIMGCSEGTVKATMFAALRKLRRALVEEGVRAP, encoded by the coding sequence GTGGACGCTGAGGACCGGCAACTGCTCCGGGCTTTCGCGCGCGGGGAGGAGAGCGCCTTCACGGCGCTCGTGATCAAGTACCGGGAGAGCGTCTACCGCGTGGCGCGCCGCATGCTCGGCAGTCACGAGGACGCCGCGGACGTCGCCCAGGAAGTGTTCATCCGCGCGCACCGGGCGTTGCCGCGATTCGACGGCCGGTCGCAACTCTACACCTGGCTGTACCGCATTACGGTCAATCTCTGCCTGGACCTGCGCGGCCGGTCCTCCAGGTTGCCCCTGCTTGACGACGAGGACGGCGCGCGCGATCGCAGCGGTATCCCGGCCGCGGAGGACGAGGCCGAGGGCCGGGAGGCCGGACGTCTGGTGGCGCGCGCCGTTGCCCAACTGCCACCGCGCCAGCGGGCGATGGCCGTCCTGCGGCTCTACCAGGATCTGCCCTACCAGGAGATCGCCCGCATCATGGGCTGCTCCGAGGGCACGGTGAAGGCAACGATGTTCGCGGCGCTGCGCAAGCTGCGCCGCGCGCTGGTCGAGGAGGGCGTCCGCGCCCCATGA
- a CDS encoding bifunctional 3,4-dihydroxy-2-butanone-4-phosphate synthase/GTP cyclohydrolase II yields MDDLTGKAAFPQASVAEAVEELRAGRMLVVVDDEDRENEGDLIMAAEFATPEAINFMMMHARGLICAPLTPERCDELRIPIMVTENTSQHGTAFTVSVDARRGGTGTSAHDRALTIRLLAGAEGDGNTSPDDLARPGHVFPLRSAPGGVLRRAGHTETVIDLTRLAGLKPAGVICEIVGEDGAMARFPELREFAARHGLKMLTVRELIRHRLRHDPFVRREGQTRLPTAIGEFSAVVYENTLDGSHHLALVKGILDDGAPPLVRVQSECLTGEVFGSLRCDCREQLQTAMRAVEREGRGAIVYIRQEGRDIGLGNKIKAYALQDQGADTVEANELLGFPPDPRDYGVGAQILADLGLKRIRLLTNNPQKRAGLEGYGIQVVERVPLETTPTSENYAYLKTKRHRLGHLLSIE; encoded by the coding sequence GTGGACGACCTGACAGGCAAGGCGGCGTTCCCGCAGGCCTCGGTGGCCGAAGCGGTTGAGGAGCTACGCGCCGGGCGGATGCTCGTGGTCGTGGACGACGAAGACCGCGAGAACGAGGGCGACCTCATCATGGCCGCCGAGTTCGCTACGCCCGAGGCGATAAACTTCATGATGATGCACGCGCGCGGACTGATCTGTGCGCCGCTCACCCCCGAGCGGTGCGATGAACTGCGGATTCCCATCATGGTGACCGAGAACACCTCCCAACACGGGACCGCGTTCACGGTTTCGGTGGACGCGCGCCGCGGCGGGACCGGCACCTCAGCACACGATCGTGCGCTGACGATTCGGCTGCTGGCCGGAGCCGAAGGGGACGGCAACACAAGCCCCGACGACCTGGCCCGCCCGGGACACGTCTTTCCCCTGCGTTCAGCTCCGGGGGGCGTGCTGCGCCGCGCCGGGCACACCGAGACAGTGATTGACCTGACCCGCCTGGCCGGGCTGAAACCGGCTGGGGTGATCTGCGAGATCGTGGGTGAGGACGGGGCCATGGCGCGCTTCCCGGAGCTGCGCGAGTTTGCGGCCCGCCACGGCCTTAAGATGCTGACGGTTAGAGAGTTGATCCGGCACCGGCTGCGGCACGATCCCTTCGTGCGGCGGGAAGGGCAGACCCGCCTGCCCACCGCAATCGGGGAGTTCTCCGCCGTGGTATACGAGAACACGCTCGACGGCTCGCACCACCTGGCGCTGGTTAAGGGTATCCTAGACGACGGTGCGCCGCCACTGGTGCGGGTGCAATCGGAGTGCCTGACCGGCGAGGTCTTCGGATCACTGCGGTGCGACTGCCGCGAGCAGTTGCAGACGGCAATGCGGGCGGTTGAGCGCGAGGGGCGCGGCGCGATCGTCTACATCAGGCAGGAAGGCCGCGACATCGGGCTGGGTAACAAGATCAAGGCCTACGCGCTCCAGGACCAGGGCGCGGACACCGTGGAGGCCAACGAGCTGTTGGGATTCCCGCCGGATCCGCGCGACTACGGCGTAGGCGCGCAGATCCTGGCCGATCTCGGGTTGAAGCGCATACGGCTGCTGACCAACAATCCTCAGAAGCGCGCGGGCCTCGAAGGGTACGGCATTCAAGTCGTGGAACGCGTGCCGCTGGAAACCACACCCACCAGCGAGAACTATGCCTACCTCAAGACCAAGCGCCACCGCCTCGGGCACCTCCTCAGCATCGAGTGA
- a CDS encoding riboflavin synthase codes for MFTGLVEELGKIQSITGNADGVRLKVRAGAVLDGARVGESIAVSGVCLTIVDLEGRSFAADVVAETLRRTTLGGLQPGDPVDLERPLRFDQRLGGHIVQGHVDGVGTITSIKPEGEGVWMEIAPPPALMRYLVEKGSVAVNGVSLTAAAITDAPGFAIALIPHTLAVTTLGHWGVGGRVNIEVDILAKHVEKLLEGVAGRWTT; via the coding sequence ATGTTCACAGGCCTGGTAGAAGAGCTCGGCAAGATCCAAAGCATTACCGGTAACGCCGATGGTGTGCGCCTGAAGGTGCGGGCAGGAGCGGTGCTCGACGGCGCTCGCGTAGGGGAGAGTATCGCCGTCAGCGGCGTGTGTCTGACGATCGTGGACCTCGAGGGCCGGTCGTTCGCGGCCGACGTGGTGGCCGAAACGCTGCGGCGGACCACGCTGGGCGGGCTGCAACCGGGGGATCCGGTGGACCTGGAGCGGCCGCTGCGATTTGACCAGCGCCTGGGAGGACACATAGTCCAGGGACACGTGGACGGTGTGGGCACGATCACCTCGATCAAGCCGGAGGGCGAGGGCGTGTGGATGGAGATTGCGCCGCCGCCGGCGCTCATGCGCTACCTGGTGGAGAAAGGCTCCGTCGCCGTGAACGGTGTCAGTCTCACCGCCGCAGCGATCACGGACGCACCTGGGTTTGCGATTGCGCTGATACCGCACACCCTGGCCGTAACGACGTTGGGGCATTGGGGCGTGGGCGGCCGGGTGAACATCGAGGTGGACATCCTGGCCAAGCACGTGGAAAAGCTGCTGGAAGGGGTGGCGGGGCGGTGGACGACCTGA